Proteins encoded together in one Candidatus Nitrosocaldus cavascurensis window:
- a CDS encoding transposase — protein MVKRGEILLSFNALCNWRSELKRMNRGKEGRRFIYPNSFIIMVAYIKVYLNLPYRQCEGILSIGG, from the coding sequence TTGGTTAAGCGTGGGGAGATCCTCTTATCTTTTAATGCATTATGCAATTGGCGTTCTGAGCTAAAGAGGATGAATAGAGGTAAGGAGGGTAGAAGGTTCATCTACCCTAACTCATTCATCATCATGGTAGCATACATCAAGGTATACCTTAACTTACCATATAGGCAGTGTGAAGGTATACTAAGTATTGGAGGATAA
- a CDS encoding IS5 family transposase, with amino-acid sequence MEDKLPFSIPDYTTIYRRVMALNIQIDDGKSIGIGNNNNEDGGDIIIAVDDTGIKVANRGEWLRHRWKVRRGYIKIHVAVDIKSKRILALDVTTEEVHTTRRLRKLVSSVLKHNKVKRVLADGAYDSKDNFKFLADNARTAIRVRRNSVIDGYYDHPRQYTVLEQHDYERWKSNVQYGYRWIAVESVFSSLKRMFSEHVMAKKYMNMVKELTLKVSLYNLFLNITSK; translated from the coding sequence TTGGAGGATAAGCTACCATTCTCAATACCAGATTATACTACCATATATAGGAGGGTAATGGCTCTTAACATACAGATAGATGATGGTAAGAGTATAGGCATAGGCAATAATAATAATGAAGATGGAGGAGATATCATCATTGCTGTAGATGATACTGGCATAAAGGTAGCAAATAGAGGTGAATGGTTAAGGCATAGGTGGAAGGTAAGACGTGGTTATATTAAGATACATGTGGCAGTAGATATTAAAAGCAAGAGGATACTTGCTTTGGATGTTACTACAGAAGAGGTACATACTACTAGAAGGTTAAGAAAACTAGTAAGCAGTGTATTGAAGCATAATAAGGTGAAGAGGGTGCTAGCAGATGGAGCATACGATAGCAAGGATAATTTTAAGTTCCTTGCTGATAATGCAAGAACTGCTATAAGAGTAAGGAGGAACTCAGTCATAGATGGATATTATGATCATCCTAGGCAATACACTGTATTAGAGCAGCATGACTATGAGAGATGGAAGAGTAATGTGCAATATGGCTATAGATGGATAGCAGTAGAGTCAGTATTCTCTTCCCTTAAAAGGATGTTTAGTGAGCATGTTATGGCTAAGAAGTATATGAATATGGTTAAAGAGTTAACACTGAAGGTATCATTGTACAACCTATTCCTTAACATAACATCAAAATAA